CAGCCGCTGCTCCCGCCTTGCTCCCCCAGGTGTTTGGCCTGGACTCCATCATGGGCAACCAGGATCTGTGGCCCCTGCTGCTGAGCGTCCTCTTCATCCCGGCCCTGCTGCAGTGCGTCCTGCTGCCCTTCTGCCCTGAGAGCCCCCGCTTCCTGCTCATTAACCGCAACGAGGAGAATCGGGCCAAGAGCGGTACGGcgggccctgcccctccccgccccctgccccagccttcTCCCCGCGCTGAGCCACCCCCGCCTTCCCTCCGGCCCCctcagtgctgaagaagctgcgTGGGACCGCGGATGTGACCCGCGAcctgcaggagatgaaggaggagaGCCGGCAGATGATGCGGGAGAAGAAGGTCACCATCCTGGAGCTGTTCCGCTCGGCAGCCTACCGCCAGCCCATCCTCATTGCCGTGGTGCTGCAGCTCTCCCAGCAGCTGTCCGGCATCAACGCTGTGAGTGTCCTGTACCCACCCTCTCCTGTGTCCCCCGCCAATCCCTGGGGCCCAAGGCATCCTGTGGACAGATCCCACACCTGAAACAGCAGACGGACCCCTGCCCGAGGAGCAGCTCTCCTTTAGAACCCAAACTCAGAAGGGCCCTCCTGCAGCGTCCTCTTCAGTGTCCTTTACTGACCGTGTGTTCTGCACCCACTGGGACAGAGGCCGGGGAAGAGCCAGAGCACCCGGCTGAGCCCCGACTACTGTGTCCCGTAGGTTTTCTATTACTCCACAAGCATCTTCAAGAAGGCGGGGGTGCAGCAGCCCGTGTATGCCACCATCGGCTCCGGCATCGTCAACACAGCCTTCACTGTCGTGTCGGTGAGTCTTCCGCGTCGTTGCCCACAGCCAGCCAGCAGCTGGGGTCCAGCCTGTGATCTCAGGGCCTCGGGACCTCGTGACCGAACAGCAGTCTTTACTGCAAGCCAGGCAGGCATCACGTGCTCCCTCCTAAGTGCTCTCTCATTTCATCTTAAACAACTTGTCAAGTTCATCACTCGTATCAGTTGACACTGGTGCTCAGAGAAGTGCATCGGCTGGCCCAAGGCCACAGCCAGAATGCTCAGCTGTCTGGCTCTCGTGGGCAGCTCTCACCCCCTGGGATCCTATGTAGTCCCCGAGCCCAGCCCCAGGGAAGAGGCGATCCATCTGCCACTCCATCTCTGCGGCACCCTGTGGCTTTCCCAGCACTTGGGGGGGGACCCGCCTGGAGGGAGGGGCACCAGGAGGGGAGGCACCGACACTCTCTCTGCCCACAGCTATTTGTGGTGGAACGAGCCGGCCGGCGGACCCTGCATCTCATTGGCCTGGCCGGCATGGCAGGCTGTGCAGTGCTCATGACCATCGCGCTGGCGCTGCTGGTGAGTTGCTGTGCTCTGGGGGTGAGGTGGGAcggcaagggggaggggagaggaagggggacGGGGAGCTCACGTGGGCATCTGATCCCAAGGTGCTCCTCTCAGCCCCAGGCTGGCCGGACCCCAGGTGGGGCTGCCCTCCCCCTCATTCTGCCGCACCCACAGCCCCGGGCTTGGGCCGAACCTTCGCCTTCCTCGGGCTGTCTCTTTCCACTCTCATCCGGTCTTAAACCAGCTCCTCCCTGCCTGTGCTTCCTCACCACCACACCTCCAACCCCACCAGTTCCCTCGCCCCTGGAGCTGCTCTGCAAAGTCTTCCTCTGCAGCCTCAATTCTTCTTGTAAACAGCCCTGGAAAGCAATGCCCTCCTTACCACAGAGGCGTGGAAACACGCCTTATTTCACTCAGTCCTCAGGACGCACAGGAGTAGTTCAGTCAATATTTCCACTTCTCCAGTGAGGAAacttccccctccccaaccctttCCGGGTGAGGTTAGTAATGCAGCAGATAAAGCCAGGAATCAACCTCAGGTCTGCTGGCCCTAAGCCTGTGACTATAACCTCTATGATAACCTTATCCCAGGCACTTCACACACCACTCGCTTGTCCAGTGTTTGGACAAGGAAAACACCAGGACACTTATTTTACAGCTGCACCAAGGCTTAGAGAGTATGTTGATGACTGAGAGGCCCAGCACCCCATAGGTGATAAGCAGGGGATCTGGAATCTGGAACAAAACCATATAACTCTTCTACTGTGGTCTCCTCGAGAATGGCTCTCTGTGGAACTTCATGCCTGCCCAGTGCTGGTCCTGAGCTGGGTACCTTACAAGCCTCTGACAGCCACCCCCAGGAATGTTCTTCCACATCTTCCCGCCATAAGCAGACTGCTCCACAGCCAGAGCCAGGGGACCACAGGGACCTCTTCTTAGCACCTCCTGCGTGCAACTACATGACCGTTCCTGGAGGCAGATGCAAGCTCACAAGCACCATGCAGGGCTTAAACTGTTTtgttcagatgagaaaacagacctGGCACAGGGTACCTAAGTCACACAGGAAATCCAGGGCCAGCCCGAGGCCTCCTGCCTGCCAGAGTTCTGAACCTGCCCTGGGCCGCCCCTGAAGTTGGTTTCCTCTGAGGACCCAACACAGCCCAGCCTaactttcctcccctctctcatCCTCAACAGGAGCGGCTGCCCTGGATGTCCTACCTGAGCATCGTGGCCATCTTTGGCTTCGTGGCCTTTTTCGAAGTGGGCCCAGGCCCCATCCCGTGGTTCATTGTGGCTGAACTCTTCAGCCAGGGCCCTCGTCCTGCTGCCATTGCCGTCGCCGGCTTCTCCAACTGGACCTCGAATTTCATTGTGGGCATGTGCTTCCAGTATGTGCAGGTGAGAGCCCCAGAGTCCCTGCACTCCAGCGTTTCTCTCCTGCACACAGGACCCCACAGCGCTGTGCAAAATGCTGTCCCTGCTATTCTTACTGGAATCACACTggggaggaaacaggctcagaaggCCAGGTTACGGGCTCAGAACCCTGACCTCCACCCCAGGGTTCTTGCCTTAGCTTTGAATTGTCTATTCTGCTCTGCCATCAGAACCTGCTCTTATCACATGCCAGGTTCAGCAGAGTCCTGGGTTGTAGGTGGATATTCCCTTTTTCAGATCAAGGACCCAAAGGTAAAATGACCGTCCATCCTAAGGGCAGGATGTAGCGTCAGGTCTCCAACCAAGTGTTTCTATGTGTCTTTCAGGAACTGTGCGGACCCTATGTCTTCATCATCTTCACCGTGCTCCTGGTTCTGTTCTTCATCTTCACCTACTTCAAAGTTCCCGAGACAAAAGGCCGGACCTTCGATGAGATTGCTTCCGGCTTCAGGCAGGGAGGAGCAAGCCAAAGTGACAAGACACCTGAGGAGCTGTTCCACCCCCTGGGAGCTGATTCCCAAGTGTGAGGTGCCCCACACTTCCAGCCCGGTCTGCTCCCAGCGGCCCAAGGATCTCTCAGCACGCAGG
This portion of the Cervus canadensis isolate Bull #8, Minnesota chromosome 2, ASM1932006v1, whole genome shotgun sequence genome encodes:
- the SLC2A1 gene encoding solute carrier family 2, facilitated glucose transporter member 1 is translated as MEPTSKKLTGRLMLAVGGAVLGSLQFGYNTGVINAPQKVIEEFYNQTWIQRYGDPIPPTTLTTLWSLSVAIFSVGGMIGSFSVGLFVNRFGRRNSMLMMNLLAFVSAVLMGFSKLGKSFEMLILGRFIIGVYCGLTTGFVPMYVGEVSPTELRGALGTLHQLGIVVGILIAQVFGLDSIMGNQDLWPLLLSVLFIPALLQCVLLPFCPESPRFLLINRNEENRAKSVLKKLRGTADVTRDLQEMKEESRQMMREKKVTILELFRSAAYRQPILIAVVLQLSQQLSGINAVFYYSTSIFKKAGVQQPVYATIGSGIVNTAFTVVSLFVVERAGRRTLHLIGLAGMAGCAVLMTIALALLERLPWMSYLSIVAIFGFVAFFEVGPGPIPWFIVAELFSQGPRPAAIAVAGFSNWTSNFIVGMCFQYVQELCGPYVFIIFTVLLVLFFIFTYFKVPETKGRTFDEIASGFRQGGASQSDKTPEELFHPLGADSQV